The following DNA comes from Henckelia pumila isolate YLH828 unplaced genomic scaffold, ASM3356847v2 CTG_461:::fragment_3, whole genome shotgun sequence.
AGAATCTCGGATCGACTGGCAGCTTAATCATGGAGGTTCGTGGTCTTCTTAATTCTTTCAGGTTCATGTCCTTGGTTCATATGAGACACACGACTAATTCTGTAACTCAAAATTTGGCTTATGAAGCCTTACGATCTTTGTTTAACCTTGAATTGTTATATGGTGATGTATCTAATTGATTGGTTGTAATCGCTTCTCAAGATTGGAGAAGATAATTTTAATGTATGCttttattcaatatatatatattgaggtGTTTTTCCTTTCATATTCTTATTCTTTTCATTTCGTTTTTTGCccaaatgcaaaataaataaaacaaaataggCCGGAGTATGAGTAACAAACTGTGGTTTAACCTTTAcgaaattaattatttgtagATGTTAccattttcaattaaaaaaccgtggctaaactAAAAACATTGAATCATGAGATGCAAATAACAAATAATTATGGGCACCAACTTCACATCAACTAAAAATCAAACACGAGTGGAGATTTGCAAAATTTGTTTGGTATCGACAAAATAATAATCATGTTAGTTAATGGGGGGTGATGGTGCATTACTTTTGTTTCCCTTATGAACAAATCACCAATCGAAACATGGATGCATGAGTTgtcattattttaattgcaattaaATAACGCCCAATTGGTTTTAATTTGATGTCTTAGAGCTGTGAAAACTCCAAAACCTTGTGGGGGAGAAACAATTTGCCCCACTTTCTCAAAATATTATTGATATATTAACGATGGAATTGTACATATAAAAAAAGATCGAGACGAGTAAAAAATTACGAGTAAAGTAGGAGAATTGTAGTATAAAAGTTTTGACGAAGAAAATGAGAGGATTACAACCACTCATACGTAACAAAACCTAACTTCTTAGATACATACATGTATATGTAAGCAAGAGAATATTATAACGACATCGTGAAACTGTCGCTCCTATTAACATAAGCGATTGGCTCTGTGACTTTCTTTGCTTCCTCGTGTCTCAAATAATTACTCATTGAAATCGAACCTAATATGACCAAGATGGAACAAAAACCACGAGTAGGGTAGGAGAATTATGAcataaaaattcaatacaagTAAAGAGAAAAAAAGATAAGAATCACTCAACTTCTAAGAAACGAGGGGTACAGTAATAAGAAAAAAGTCAGAacaaatattttgttttaatcTCGTAAAATTTTCATCCGACGATTACCTATTATCAATATCAACAAAGATAGCATTAAGTAAATCTAATAGTTGAACATCATCTCAATGAAACTGTCGATGCTAACCACAGGGCCACTGTGGGTAGCGTGGCAAGTTTAAATTAGTCCAAATCAGTGGGCCCACGTGGGACCCATTGATTTGGACCAATCACAAGGATACACGTTGTTCATAGGTGAGATCCACTAATTTAAACCAATTATGAGGGTACACATTGCCCACAGGGCACTACCCTGTGAGCAATATGTACAAAACCCATCTCAACATATATTTATGCAGATAGTCCAATCGCATAAATCTAATAGTTGAATATAACCTCAACATATGTTTACACAGATGGTCCGATCCACGTATCACCGTATCAAAACTCAAtgtcatatatgtatatatataatataatatattataatataatgtttttggtaATAATAATATAAGATGGGTGGAACAGTGAAACATTAAATATTGCGGTTTCATGGGGTTTGGTATTTTTTGAATGCAAATGGAAGAAGGAACATTGAACCTAGTAATAAAGTTACAGTCTTGATTCATTGCATGCAATGGAGATGGGCCCCACTTACCTcccaaatattaatattaattaattaatgaggATATGCATTACAAGAAATACACCCACAAGCTTGGGTCTACGCATTCTTGCATTGTATTTCTCAATTCCACCCctctctctctcttccttcCTAGCTACTTTTTGCCCTATTCAATAGGGTTTTCTTCGATCTTATTTTTGGCCTCTGATTCTTCTCGGATGCATTTTGTTCTTTTTGATTCTCTCATCATCGTGTTTTTCTTGTTGGATCTGCTTGTTTTTGCTCTCGCCAGAGGGTTTTTTGGGCTTCCACGCTCCGGATTCTACCTTCTTGCGGTTTACGCGCTGTTCCCATGTCTAAAGTCTTCGACTTTAGTGGTATGCTCGATGATCTTTTGTGGGTTTTCTTGGTTCAagtttattttcttgattgtgtgAGTATGTGTGCGTTTTTAGGGTCTGCTTTATCTGTAGACaggctgaatttttttttccaagtcATAATCTGAAATCATGTATTGTTTTGGGTTAAAATTCATATATTTAGTAGACCCGTGTGTTGTGTTTTTTTCTAGATCTTGctattttgttgttgtatttgcAGACCTCAAGCACTCCACATGCATCAAAGAGTTGTGGTCTGAAGTTGTTGTTGTCTTAATTCTAaatttgttttataattatctCACCTTACTTTTTGGCTGTCTTTTTGTTGTTGATTCCCTGTTTTCGAAACGTTTATTTTTAGCGTGATATTTATTGATTGTGGGGGTAATATCTCACTTCCTTGGGCCCTTGATTAAGAAGGTAGGACGAATTTCATCTGATGAATGGATTTGATTATGGAATTAAAATGATCCCAATGGCTTGGTATTTGAAATGCTAAAAAATGGacttgaaattgaattgatgtATTGGAAAGTTAACTATGAAATTTGAGTGGAATTGTATCAAGTTTTTGAACTCCAAATCCACCGGATCCTGTCATCCGAAATCAGCTTGGTTTTACCGTTGTACTGGACATGGAGATTATGCGGTTTTACTTGAGGATATTTGTGCTCCCTGACTCTGGATTTGGTTCGTGGTTATGCGAATCAATCTTGTCTGATTTATCTGTACATATTCATGATATGGTCCCTTCGAAGTTACATATTATGAACCTTGAAATAAGATTAGTTATATGTTCTAGTCATTAGCTGATGTCAGTCTTCCTATTTTGGTTACAGGCGGTGATGATTTTTGTTCTGGGGGGCTTCTGCACAAAAATCCCAAGGACTCAAGTTTGTTTTTCCCActtggtcgccatgtggatgtTTATTTCCCAAGGAAAAGGTCTCGTGTCAGTGCTCCATTCATTTTCAATGGAGAGGTTAAGCAGCAATCATCTATTGAGGTTCTCCCTGATGCCTCCCTATTTGAGGTGTTCAGACGTCTCTCAGGAGGGCAAGAGAGGAGTGCCTGTGCCTCTGTCTCAAAGCGCTGGCTTATGCTTCTGAGTACCATCCATAGAGATGAAATATTCCCGGTTAAAGGTAATCTTGGTCCCGAGGACCATGATAATACATCTATTTCTGAGAAGGAAGATGAATCATCCAAGGCGAAGGAGAAGGTTGAATTTGTTGATTCTGGGGTGGTTAAATCTGTGAACAAGGAGGAGTTTGAAGGAATTGATTCAGATGGTTTTCTTTCCCGGTGCTTGGAAGGGAAAAAAGCAACCGATGTGAGATTGGCATCTATTGCCGTAGGAACTGGAAGCCGTGGAGGTTTAGGAAAGCTTTCCATTCGTGGAAGCAGTTCTACCCGTGGTTTGACAAATCTTGGCCTTAGAGCTATTGGTCGTGGCTGCCCTTCTTTGAGATCTCTTTCCCTGTGGAACTTATCATCAATTGGTGATGAAGGGCTTTTGGAAATTGCAAGTGGAGCACGTCTTCTTGAGAAACTTGACCTATGTCATTGCCCTGCAATCACAGACAAAGGATTAATTGCCATTGCGATGAACTGTCCCAATTTGATGTCTGTTACAATCGAGTCCTGCACAAACATTGGCAATGAAAGTTTGAAAGCTTTAGGCCACTGTTGCCCCAACTTGAAGTGCATCACTGTTAAAAATTGCTCACTTATAGGAGACCAAGGAATTGCAAGTCTGTTTTCATCAGCTGGTCATGTCTTGTCGAAAGCTAAATTTCAGGCCCTTGACATCAGTGATGTTTCTCTTGCTGTTATCGGACACTATGGCAGTGCAATGACCGATCTCGCACTCCTTGACCTCCATAATGTCAATGATAGGGGTTTCTGGGTTATGGGTAAGGGTCAAGGTTTGCAGAAGTTGAAAGTTTTAAACATTACTGCATGCCGAGGTATTTCTGATTCTGGGCTTGAAGCCTTGGCTGATGGTTGCCCAAATCTGAAGCTGTTTGGACTCAGAAAAAATCTCCTTGTCTCAGATACTGGAATGGTGAAATTTGCCAGAGCTGCTGTTTCACTTGAGAGTCTTCAATTGGAGGAATGCCACAGGATCACACAATGTGGAGTATTCCATATCCTTGCCAACTGTGGTGGGAAATTGAAGGCTCTTGCTTTGGCAAATTGCTTGGGGATTTGGGACATAAATTTTGCGTTTCCTTTGACTTCCATTTGCCAATCGCTCCAAACATTGATCATTCGCAACTGTCCGGGATTTGGTAATGTTGGATTGGCCATATTGGGTAGAATGTGCCCTAAACTGATTCAATTGGAACTTAGTGGCCTTCAGGGAATAACTGATACTGGACTTCTGCCTCTTATTCACAGTTTGGAAGCTGGTTTGATCAAGCTAAATCTTAGTGGGTCTGTTAATCTGACCGACAACTCAGTTGTGGCTATCACTAAGCTGCATGGGGAAACACTTGAgcttatgaatcttgatgggtGCAAATACCTCACCGATGCCGCCCTGTCCGAAATTGCTCAGAACTGCTCAGTGCTTAGCGAGTTGGATGTTTCAAAGTGTGGAATTACTGATTCTGGGATTGCCTCCTTGGCTGGTGCTGAGCAGCTAAGTTTACAGATATTTTCCCTGGCAGGTTGCTCTGCCGTGTCTGACAAATGCTTACCTTTCTTGGGAGTGTTGGGCGAGACTTTGGTGGGGCTTAACGTCCAACACTGCAATGGaatcagcagcagcagcagcagcagcagcagcagcattGATCTGCTTCTAGAGCAGCTTTGGAGGTGCGATGTTCTTTATTAACCTGGTGGCCGGAGCATAGCTGTCCACTACTTCCATGAAGGTCTTGTTAGGTAGTATTTAGTGCGAGTTGTTTTTGGGTCCATTGGTGTATGGGTCTTTGTCACCTGGTTCGGTGTCCTGCTTCTGCCTTTTTTTTCCTCCGGCGAATGTGGTCTGGTTAACCCTTTTTTGCAGCTTTCTTTCCATTAGAAAGTTGTTTCTAGAACTTTAGTTCTCGTTGGTGAGAGCTATCCTTCTACTGGGCCACACTTAGCTGAGAACATACCGAGGGCTGTGGGTGCTGAATCTTTGCATTGTTTCAAGCAGTCTCTCTTCTTCTTAGGGTATATAGAAGACTTGGCTTCACCGATTCTTCTACGTTGCATATGTTGTCGTGTTTTCATGTTCTGATTGAGTCGGTGTGAGGGTAGTTTCATTGTTGCTTTTGGCAGTTTGACGTCTGTTGCCTCGCGTTCGTGGGCTTTGGCCATGGCAGATATTACTTTGTAGCCTGCCATGACAACCCTTTCTTTATGAAAGGGTTGTTTTTTGTATTTACCAAGCCCTGGTTTTGCAGGCTTCTTTTCTTGTAAACTGTCCCGTCGTCCCCTCGCAACCTTCTCGTGATGTATCCTTAATTTTCCGTTGCTTTGTACCCTTGTGGTGTCAGTTGTTTATCCATGAATAAAAGTGCACGTTATGTAGCTTTCTTCTTT
Coding sequences within:
- the LOC140871406 gene encoding EIN3-binding F-box protein 1-like, whose product is MSKVFDFSGGDDFCSGGLLHKNPKDSSLFFPLGRHVDVYFPRKRSRVSAPFIFNGEVKQQSSIEVLPDASLFEVFRRLSGGQERSACASVSKRWLMLLSTIHRDEIFPVKGNLGPEDHDNTSISEKEDESSKAKEKVEFVDSGVVKSVNKEEFEGIDSDGFLSRCLEGKKATDVRLASIAVGTGSRGGLGKLSIRGSSSTRGLTNLGLRAIGRGCPSLRSLSLWNLSSIGDEGLLEIASGARLLEKLDLCHCPAITDKGLIAIAMNCPNLMSVTIESCTNIGNESLKALGHCCPNLKCITVKNCSLIGDQGIASLFSSAGHVLSKAKFQALDISDVSLAVIGHYGSAMTDLALLDLHNVNDRGFWVMGKGQGLQKLKVLNITACRGISDSGLEALADGCPNLKLFGLRKNLLVSDTGMVKFARAAVSLESLQLEECHRITQCGVFHILANCGGKLKALALANCLGIWDINFAFPLTSICQSLQTLIIRNCPGFGNVGLAILGRMCPKLIQLELSGLQGITDTGLLPLIHSLEAGLIKLNLSGSVNLTDNSVVAITKLHGETLELMNLDGCKYLTDAALSEIAQNCSVLSELDVSKCGITDSGIASLAGAEQLSLQIFSLAGCSAVSDKCLPFLGVLGETLVGLNVQHCNGISSSSSSSSSSIDLLLEQLWRCDVLY